A region of Mesorhizobium sp. AR02 DNA encodes the following proteins:
- a CDS encoding ABC transporter permease, whose product MASNFSIKHQPGFTTIAATCFVVLYLPIIVLVIYAFNAASSTSEWGGFSLRWFQSAYQNTQVIDATLRSFQIGSIAAVLSTIFATMAALATTRTASYPGLTFKYAAINQPLMVPEIVTGVALLIFFSRIKIFTGYSGIGYLVAAHTAFCIPFAYLPIRARLENMDLTLERAAADLYATPWKTFRRITLPLLWPGILAGLMLAFVISLDDVVITEFVKSGGQDTLPTYMLGQIRRGITPEINAISTAFLLLSVAIVTLFFFVSRKRD is encoded by the coding sequence ATGGCTAGCAACTTCTCCATCAAGCATCAGCCCGGCTTTACGACGATCGCGGCGACCTGCTTCGTCGTGCTTTATCTGCCGATCATCGTGCTGGTCATCTACGCCTTCAACGCAGCGAGCTCGACATCCGAATGGGGCGGCTTTTCGCTGCGATGGTTCCAGTCGGCATACCAGAACACGCAGGTCATCGATGCGACGCTGCGCTCGTTCCAGATCGGCTCGATCGCGGCGGTGCTGTCGACAATCTTCGCCACCATGGCGGCGCTCGCCACAACGCGCACCGCCTCCTATCCCGGCCTCACCTTCAAATATGCGGCGATCAACCAGCCGCTGATGGTGCCCGAGATCGTCACTGGCGTGGCGCTGCTGATCTTCTTCTCGCGCATCAAGATCTTCACCGGCTATTCCGGCATCGGCTACCTGGTCGCCGCGCACACGGCGTTCTGCATTCCCTTTGCCTATCTGCCGATACGGGCGCGGCTGGAGAATATGGACCTGACGCTGGAACGCGCCGCAGCCGATCTCTACGCGACGCCATGGAAGACCTTCCGCCGCATCACGCTGCCGCTTCTGTGGCCGGGTATCCTCGCCGGCCTGATGCTGGCCTTCGTCATCTCGCTCGATGACGTCGTCATCACCGAGTTCGTCAAATCGGGCGGCCAGGACACGCTGCCCACCTACATGCTCGGCCAGATCCGCCGCGGCATAACACCCGAGATCAACGCGATATCGACCGCTTTCCTGCTGCTTTCGGTCGCGATCGTCACGTTGTTTTTCTTCGTCAGCAGGAAACGAGACTGA
- a CDS encoding extracellular solute-binding protein codes for MNWKTTATAMGLALLASTGLARADGVLNIYNWGNYTSPDVIKKFEDKYNIKVTITDYDSNDTALAKVRQGGTGFDIAVPSQTYVPIWIKEGLVLETDPGKMENFKNVAPEWANPDFDPGRKYSVPWALGTVGVVVNTDTYKGPADSWGIIFNTPDELKGKVNVVPEMNDVIFAAIKYVGGQQCTDDKAVLKKVRDTLVAAKPNWIAMEYNTIEKMGAGDFKATSDWNGSALRQRLANPAIHYNYPKEGYGLWSDNVVVLKEAKNVDNAKLFQNFIMDPENAAGLSAFHRYANAITGSDKYMPADMKDAPEVVIPADAKPKGEFQKMCAPEIQDIYTKIWTELQK; via the coding sequence ATGAACTGGAAGACAACAGCGACCGCCATGGGGTTGGCGTTGCTCGCTTCGACCGGCCTTGCCCGCGCCGACGGCGTGCTCAACATCTACAATTGGGGCAACTACACCAGCCCCGATGTGATCAAGAAGTTCGAGGACAAATACAACATCAAGGTGACCATCACCGACTACGATTCCAACGACACCGCGCTCGCCAAGGTCCGGCAGGGCGGCACCGGCTTCGACATCGCCGTGCCTTCGCAGACCTACGTGCCGATCTGGATCAAGGAAGGTCTCGTGCTCGAGACCGATCCCGGCAAGATGGAGAACTTCAAGAACGTCGCGCCGGAATGGGCCAATCCTGACTTCGACCCCGGCCGCAAATATTCCGTTCCGTGGGCGCTGGGCACGGTTGGCGTCGTCGTCAACACCGATACCTACAAGGGGCCGGCTGACAGCTGGGGCATCATCTTCAACACGCCGGACGAGCTGAAGGGCAAGGTCAACGTCGTTCCCGAGATGAATGACGTCATCTTCGCGGCTATCAAATATGTCGGCGGCCAGCAATGCACCGACGACAAGGCGGTGCTGAAGAAGGTGCGTGACACGCTCGTAGCCGCCAAGCCGAACTGGATCGCGATGGAATACAACACCATCGAGAAGATGGGCGCCGGCGACTTCAAGGCGACCAGCGACTGGAACGGTTCGGCGCTGCGCCAGCGGCTGGCCAATCCGGCTATCCACTACAATTATCCGAAGGAAGGCTACGGCCTGTGGAGCGACAACGTCGTCGTTCTGAAGGAAGCCAAGAACGTCGACAACGCCAAGCTGTTCCAGAACTTCATCATGGATCCGGAAAACGCGGCCGGCCTCTCGGCCTTCCACCGCTATGCCAACGCCATCACCGGCTCGGACAAGTACATGCCGGCCGACATGAAGGATGCGCCGGAAGTCGTCATTCCGGCAGACGCCAAGCCGAAAGGCGAATTCCAGAAGATGTGCGCACCGGAAATCCAGGACATCTACACCAAGATCTGGACCGAACTGCAGAAGTAA